Proteins encoded by one window of Melospiza melodia melodia isolate bMelMel2 chromosome 9, bMelMel2.pri, whole genome shotgun sequence:
- the NT5C2 gene encoding cytosolic purine 5'-nucleotidase isoform X5 encodes MNEVGKVFLVTNSDYKYTDKIMTYLFDFPHGPKPGSAHRPWQSYFDLILVDARKPLFFGEGTVLRQVDTVTGKLKIGTYTGPLQHGIVYSGGSSDTVCDLLGAKGKDILYIGDHIFGDILKSKKRQGWRTFLVIPELAQELHVWTDKSALFEELQSLDIFLAELYKHLDSSSNERPDISSIQRRIKKVTHDMDMCYGMMGSLFRSGSRQTLFASQVMRYADLYAASFINLLYYPFSYLFRAAHVLMPHESTVEHTHVDINEKESPMATRNRTSVDFKDSDYKRHQLTRSISEIKPPNLFPQAPQEITHCHDEDDDEEEEEEEEEEEEE; translated from the exons ATGAATGAAGTGGGGAAGGTGTTTCTGGTCACAAACAGCGACTATAAATACACAGAC aAAATTATGACTTACTTGTTTGACTTTCCACATGGACCAAAG CCTGGGAGTGCCCATCGGCCATGGCAGTCCTACTTCGACCTGATCCTGGTGGATGCACGAAAGCCCCTCTTCTTTGGGGAAGGCACTGTATTGCGGCAGGTGGACACG GTGACCGGGAAGCTGAAGATTGGTACTTACACTGGCCCGCTGCAGCACGGCATTGTGTACTCGGGAG GCTCTTCGGACACAGTCTGTGACCTGCTGGGGGCCAAAGGGAAGGATATCTTGTACATCGGAGACCATATCTTTGGAGACATCCTGAAATCCAAGAAGCGCCAGGGCTGGCGGACCTTCCTGGTGATCCCCGAGCTGGCGCAGGAGCTGCACGTCTGGACAGACAAAAGCG CCCTTTTTGAAGAGCTGCAGAGTCTGGACATTTTCTTGGCCGAGCTGTACAA GCATCTGGACAGTAGCAGCAATGAACGCCCCGACATCAGCTCCATCCAGAGACGCATTAAG AAAGTGACCCACGACATGGATATGTGCTACGGGATGATGGGGAGCCTGTTCCGCAGCGGCTCTCGGCAGACGCTGTTTGCCAGCCAGGTGATGCGCTACGCCGACCTCTATGCAGCCTCCTTCATCAACCTCCTCTACTACCCCTTCAGCTACCTCTTCAGAGCCGCCCACGTTCTG ATGCCACACGAGTCCACGGTAGAGCACACACACGTCGACATCAATGAGAAGGAGTCGCCGATGGCCACACGCAACCGCACCTCGGTGGATTTCAAAGATTCCGACTACAAGCGGCACCAACTGACCCGTTCCATCAGCGAGATCAAACCGCCCAACCTCTTCCCCCAGGCACCTCAGGAAATCACACATTGCCacgatgaagatgatgatgaggaagaggaagaagaggaagaggaggaggaagaggaataa
- the NT5C2 gene encoding cytosolic purine 5'-nucleotidase isoform X4: protein MCLGSKVYKSPEYESLGFDLTVERLVSIGYPHELLNFVYDPAFPTRGLVFDTHYGNLLKVDAYGNLLVCAHGFNFLRGPETREQYPNKFIQRDDTDRFYILNTLFNLPETYLLACLVDFFTNCDRYTSCETGFKDGDLFMSFRSMFQDVRDAVDWVHYKGSLKEKTLENLEKYVVKDGKLPLLLSRMNEVGKVFLVTNSDYKYTDKIMTYLFDFPHGPKPGSAHRPWQSYFDLILVDARKPLFFGEGTVLRQVDTVTGKLKIGTYTGPLQHGIVYSGGSSDTVCDLLGAKGKDILYIGDHIFGDILKSKKRQGWRTFLVIPELAQELHVWTDKSALFEELQSLDIFLAELYKHLDSSSNERPDISSIQRRIKKVTHDMDMCYGMMGSLFRSGSRQTLFASQVMRYADLYAASFINLLYYPFSYLFRAAHVLMPHESTVEHTHVDINEKESPMATRNRTSVDFKDSDYKRHQLTRSISEIKPPNLFPQAPQEITHCHDEDDDEEEEEEEEEEEEE from the exons ATGTGTCTTGGCAGCAAAG TGTATAAATCCCCTGAATACGAATCTCTTGGATTTGACCTGACCGTAGAAAGATTAGTTTCCATTGGATACCCTCATGAGCTGCTCAATTTTGTGTATGATCCTGCATTCCCTACCAG AGGCCTGGTGTTTGACACCCACTATGGAAACCTGCTGAAAGTTGATGCCTATGGGAACCTCCTAGTATGTGCACATGGCTTTAATTTCCTCAGAGG GCCTGAAACACGGGAGCAATATCCAAATAAATTTATCCAGAGGGATGACACAGATAGATTTTACATTTTGAACACATTATTCAATCTACCAG AGACCTACCTGTTGGCTTGCCTGGTGGATTTCTTCACTAACTGTGACCGGTACACGAG CTGTGAAACAGGGTTTAAGGATGGAGACCTCTTCATGTCCTTCAGGAGCATGTTCCAGGATGTCAGAGATGCTGTTGACTGGGTTCATTACAAG GGATCGCTTAAGGAAAAGACCCTTGAGAATCTGGAGAAGTACGTGGTGAAAGAT GggaagctgccactgctgctcagCCGCATGAATGAAGTGGGGAAGGTGTTTCTGGTCACAAACAGCGACTATAAATACACAGAC aAAATTATGACTTACTTGTTTGACTTTCCACATGGACCAAAG CCTGGGAGTGCCCATCGGCCATGGCAGTCCTACTTCGACCTGATCCTGGTGGATGCACGAAAGCCCCTCTTCTTTGGGGAAGGCACTGTATTGCGGCAGGTGGACACG GTGACCGGGAAGCTGAAGATTGGTACTTACACTGGCCCGCTGCAGCACGGCATTGTGTACTCGGGAG GCTCTTCGGACACAGTCTGTGACCTGCTGGGGGCCAAAGGGAAGGATATCTTGTACATCGGAGACCATATCTTTGGAGACATCCTGAAATCCAAGAAGCGCCAGGGCTGGCGGACCTTCCTGGTGATCCCCGAGCTGGCGCAGGAGCTGCACGTCTGGACAGACAAAAGCG CCCTTTTTGAAGAGCTGCAGAGTCTGGACATTTTCTTGGCCGAGCTGTACAA GCATCTGGACAGTAGCAGCAATGAACGCCCCGACATCAGCTCCATCCAGAGACGCATTAAG AAAGTGACCCACGACATGGATATGTGCTACGGGATGATGGGGAGCCTGTTCCGCAGCGGCTCTCGGCAGACGCTGTTTGCCAGCCAGGTGATGCGCTACGCCGACCTCTATGCAGCCTCCTTCATCAACCTCCTCTACTACCCCTTCAGCTACCTCTTCAGAGCCGCCCACGTTCTG ATGCCACACGAGTCCACGGTAGAGCACACACACGTCGACATCAATGAGAAGGAGTCGCCGATGGCCACACGCAACCGCACCTCGGTGGATTTCAAAGATTCCGACTACAAGCGGCACCAACTGACCCGTTCCATCAGCGAGATCAAACCGCCCAACCTCTTCCCCCAGGCACCTCAGGAAATCACACATTGCCacgatgaagatgatgatgaggaagaggaagaagaggaagaggaggaggaagaggaataa
- the NT5C2 gene encoding cytosolic purine 5'-nucleotidase isoform X1, whose protein sequence is MTTSWSDRLQNAADLPANMDGHALKKYRREAYHRVFVNRSLAMEKIKCFGFDMDYTLAVYKSPEYESLGFDLTVERLVSIGYPHELLNFVYDPAFPTRGLVFDTHYGNLLKVDAYGNLLVCAHGFNFLRGPETREQYPNKFIQRDDTDRFYILNTLFNLPETYLLACLVDFFTNCDRYTSCETGFKDGDLFMSFRSMFQDVRDAVDWVHYKGSLKEKTLENLEKYVVKDGKLPLLLSRMNEVGKVFLVTNSDYKYTDKIMTYLFDFPHGPKPGSAHRPWQSYFDLILVDARKPLFFGEGTVLRQVDTVTGKLKIGTYTGPLQHGIVYSGGSSDTVCDLLGAKGKDILYIGDHIFGDILKSKKRQGWRTFLVIPELAQELHVWTDKSALFEELQSLDIFLAELYKHLDSSSNERPDISSIQRRIKKVTHDMDMCYGMMGSLFRSGSRQTLFASQVMRYADLYAASFINLLYYPFSYLFRAAHVLMPHESTVEHTHVDINEKESPMATRNRTSVDFKDSDYKRHQLTRSISEIKPPNLFPQAPQEITHCHDEDDDEEEEEEEEEEEEE, encoded by the exons GGTCTTTGTAAACAGAAGCTTAGCCATGGAGAAGATAAAGTGCTTTGGTTTTGATATGGACTATACACTTGCTG TGTATAAATCCCCTGAATACGAATCTCTTGGATTTGACCTGACCGTAGAAAGATTAGTTTCCATTGGATACCCTCATGAGCTGCTCAATTTTGTGTATGATCCTGCATTCCCTACCAG AGGCCTGGTGTTTGACACCCACTATGGAAACCTGCTGAAAGTTGATGCCTATGGGAACCTCCTAGTATGTGCACATGGCTTTAATTTCCTCAGAGG GCCTGAAACACGGGAGCAATATCCAAATAAATTTATCCAGAGGGATGACACAGATAGATTTTACATTTTGAACACATTATTCAATCTACCAG AGACCTACCTGTTGGCTTGCCTGGTGGATTTCTTCACTAACTGTGACCGGTACACGAG CTGTGAAACAGGGTTTAAGGATGGAGACCTCTTCATGTCCTTCAGGAGCATGTTCCAGGATGTCAGAGATGCTGTTGACTGGGTTCATTACAAG GGATCGCTTAAGGAAAAGACCCTTGAGAATCTGGAGAAGTACGTGGTGAAAGAT GggaagctgccactgctgctcagCCGCATGAATGAAGTGGGGAAGGTGTTTCTGGTCACAAACAGCGACTATAAATACACAGAC aAAATTATGACTTACTTGTTTGACTTTCCACATGGACCAAAG CCTGGGAGTGCCCATCGGCCATGGCAGTCCTACTTCGACCTGATCCTGGTGGATGCACGAAAGCCCCTCTTCTTTGGGGAAGGCACTGTATTGCGGCAGGTGGACACG GTGACCGGGAAGCTGAAGATTGGTACTTACACTGGCCCGCTGCAGCACGGCATTGTGTACTCGGGAG GCTCTTCGGACACAGTCTGTGACCTGCTGGGGGCCAAAGGGAAGGATATCTTGTACATCGGAGACCATATCTTTGGAGACATCCTGAAATCCAAGAAGCGCCAGGGCTGGCGGACCTTCCTGGTGATCCCCGAGCTGGCGCAGGAGCTGCACGTCTGGACAGACAAAAGCG CCCTTTTTGAAGAGCTGCAGAGTCTGGACATTTTCTTGGCCGAGCTGTACAA GCATCTGGACAGTAGCAGCAATGAACGCCCCGACATCAGCTCCATCCAGAGACGCATTAAG AAAGTGACCCACGACATGGATATGTGCTACGGGATGATGGGGAGCCTGTTCCGCAGCGGCTCTCGGCAGACGCTGTTTGCCAGCCAGGTGATGCGCTACGCCGACCTCTATGCAGCCTCCTTCATCAACCTCCTCTACTACCCCTTCAGCTACCTCTTCAGAGCCGCCCACGTTCTG ATGCCACACGAGTCCACGGTAGAGCACACACACGTCGACATCAATGAGAAGGAGTCGCCGATGGCCACACGCAACCGCACCTCGGTGGATTTCAAAGATTCCGACTACAAGCGGCACCAACTGACCCGTTCCATCAGCGAGATCAAACCGCCCAACCTCTTCCCCCAGGCACCTCAGGAAATCACACATTGCCacgatgaagatgatgatgaggaagaggaagaagaggaagaggaggaggaagaggaataa
- the NT5C2 gene encoding cytosolic purine 5'-nucleotidase isoform X2 — translation MEKVGVPSTLVTDSYQDPGNRVFVNRSLAMEKIKCFGFDMDYTLAVYKSPEYESLGFDLTVERLVSIGYPHELLNFVYDPAFPTRGLVFDTHYGNLLKVDAYGNLLVCAHGFNFLRGPETREQYPNKFIQRDDTDRFYILNTLFNLPETYLLACLVDFFTNCDRYTSCETGFKDGDLFMSFRSMFQDVRDAVDWVHYKGSLKEKTLENLEKYVVKDGKLPLLLSRMNEVGKVFLVTNSDYKYTDKIMTYLFDFPHGPKPGSAHRPWQSYFDLILVDARKPLFFGEGTVLRQVDTVTGKLKIGTYTGPLQHGIVYSGGSSDTVCDLLGAKGKDILYIGDHIFGDILKSKKRQGWRTFLVIPELAQELHVWTDKSALFEELQSLDIFLAELYKHLDSSSNERPDISSIQRRIKKVTHDMDMCYGMMGSLFRSGSRQTLFASQVMRYADLYAASFINLLYYPFSYLFRAAHVLMPHESTVEHTHVDINEKESPMATRNRTSVDFKDSDYKRHQLTRSISEIKPPNLFPQAPQEITHCHDEDDDEEEEEEEEEEEEE, via the exons GGTCTTTGTAAACAGAAGCTTAGCCATGGAGAAGATAAAGTGCTTTGGTTTTGATATGGACTATACACTTGCTG TGTATAAATCCCCTGAATACGAATCTCTTGGATTTGACCTGACCGTAGAAAGATTAGTTTCCATTGGATACCCTCATGAGCTGCTCAATTTTGTGTATGATCCTGCATTCCCTACCAG AGGCCTGGTGTTTGACACCCACTATGGAAACCTGCTGAAAGTTGATGCCTATGGGAACCTCCTAGTATGTGCACATGGCTTTAATTTCCTCAGAGG GCCTGAAACACGGGAGCAATATCCAAATAAATTTATCCAGAGGGATGACACAGATAGATTTTACATTTTGAACACATTATTCAATCTACCAG AGACCTACCTGTTGGCTTGCCTGGTGGATTTCTTCACTAACTGTGACCGGTACACGAG CTGTGAAACAGGGTTTAAGGATGGAGACCTCTTCATGTCCTTCAGGAGCATGTTCCAGGATGTCAGAGATGCTGTTGACTGGGTTCATTACAAG GGATCGCTTAAGGAAAAGACCCTTGAGAATCTGGAGAAGTACGTGGTGAAAGAT GggaagctgccactgctgctcagCCGCATGAATGAAGTGGGGAAGGTGTTTCTGGTCACAAACAGCGACTATAAATACACAGAC aAAATTATGACTTACTTGTTTGACTTTCCACATGGACCAAAG CCTGGGAGTGCCCATCGGCCATGGCAGTCCTACTTCGACCTGATCCTGGTGGATGCACGAAAGCCCCTCTTCTTTGGGGAAGGCACTGTATTGCGGCAGGTGGACACG GTGACCGGGAAGCTGAAGATTGGTACTTACACTGGCCCGCTGCAGCACGGCATTGTGTACTCGGGAG GCTCTTCGGACACAGTCTGTGACCTGCTGGGGGCCAAAGGGAAGGATATCTTGTACATCGGAGACCATATCTTTGGAGACATCCTGAAATCCAAGAAGCGCCAGGGCTGGCGGACCTTCCTGGTGATCCCCGAGCTGGCGCAGGAGCTGCACGTCTGGACAGACAAAAGCG CCCTTTTTGAAGAGCTGCAGAGTCTGGACATTTTCTTGGCCGAGCTGTACAA GCATCTGGACAGTAGCAGCAATGAACGCCCCGACATCAGCTCCATCCAGAGACGCATTAAG AAAGTGACCCACGACATGGATATGTGCTACGGGATGATGGGGAGCCTGTTCCGCAGCGGCTCTCGGCAGACGCTGTTTGCCAGCCAGGTGATGCGCTACGCCGACCTCTATGCAGCCTCCTTCATCAACCTCCTCTACTACCCCTTCAGCTACCTCTTCAGAGCCGCCCACGTTCTG ATGCCACACGAGTCCACGGTAGAGCACACACACGTCGACATCAATGAGAAGGAGTCGCCGATGGCCACACGCAACCGCACCTCGGTGGATTTCAAAGATTCCGACTACAAGCGGCACCAACTGACCCGTTCCATCAGCGAGATCAAACCGCCCAACCTCTTCCCCCAGGCACCTCAGGAAATCACACATTGCCacgatgaagatgatgatgaggaagaggaagaagaggaagaggaggaggaagaggaataa
- the NT5C2 gene encoding cytosolic purine 5'-nucleotidase isoform X3, with translation MRVFVNRSLAMEKIKCFGFDMDYTLAVYKSPEYESLGFDLTVERLVSIGYPHELLNFVYDPAFPTRGLVFDTHYGNLLKVDAYGNLLVCAHGFNFLRGPETREQYPNKFIQRDDTDRFYILNTLFNLPETYLLACLVDFFTNCDRYTSCETGFKDGDLFMSFRSMFQDVRDAVDWVHYKGSLKEKTLENLEKYVVKDGKLPLLLSRMNEVGKVFLVTNSDYKYTDKIMTYLFDFPHGPKPGSAHRPWQSYFDLILVDARKPLFFGEGTVLRQVDTVTGKLKIGTYTGPLQHGIVYSGGSSDTVCDLLGAKGKDILYIGDHIFGDILKSKKRQGWRTFLVIPELAQELHVWTDKSALFEELQSLDIFLAELYKHLDSSSNERPDISSIQRRIKKVTHDMDMCYGMMGSLFRSGSRQTLFASQVMRYADLYAASFINLLYYPFSYLFRAAHVLMPHESTVEHTHVDINEKESPMATRNRTSVDFKDSDYKRHQLTRSISEIKPPNLFPQAPQEITHCHDEDDDEEEEEEEEEEEEE, from the exons ATGAG GGTCTTTGTAAACAGAAGCTTAGCCATGGAGAAGATAAAGTGCTTTGGTTTTGATATGGACTATACACTTGCTG TGTATAAATCCCCTGAATACGAATCTCTTGGATTTGACCTGACCGTAGAAAGATTAGTTTCCATTGGATACCCTCATGAGCTGCTCAATTTTGTGTATGATCCTGCATTCCCTACCAG AGGCCTGGTGTTTGACACCCACTATGGAAACCTGCTGAAAGTTGATGCCTATGGGAACCTCCTAGTATGTGCACATGGCTTTAATTTCCTCAGAGG GCCTGAAACACGGGAGCAATATCCAAATAAATTTATCCAGAGGGATGACACAGATAGATTTTACATTTTGAACACATTATTCAATCTACCAG AGACCTACCTGTTGGCTTGCCTGGTGGATTTCTTCACTAACTGTGACCGGTACACGAG CTGTGAAACAGGGTTTAAGGATGGAGACCTCTTCATGTCCTTCAGGAGCATGTTCCAGGATGTCAGAGATGCTGTTGACTGGGTTCATTACAAG GGATCGCTTAAGGAAAAGACCCTTGAGAATCTGGAGAAGTACGTGGTGAAAGAT GggaagctgccactgctgctcagCCGCATGAATGAAGTGGGGAAGGTGTTTCTGGTCACAAACAGCGACTATAAATACACAGAC aAAATTATGACTTACTTGTTTGACTTTCCACATGGACCAAAG CCTGGGAGTGCCCATCGGCCATGGCAGTCCTACTTCGACCTGATCCTGGTGGATGCACGAAAGCCCCTCTTCTTTGGGGAAGGCACTGTATTGCGGCAGGTGGACACG GTGACCGGGAAGCTGAAGATTGGTACTTACACTGGCCCGCTGCAGCACGGCATTGTGTACTCGGGAG GCTCTTCGGACACAGTCTGTGACCTGCTGGGGGCCAAAGGGAAGGATATCTTGTACATCGGAGACCATATCTTTGGAGACATCCTGAAATCCAAGAAGCGCCAGGGCTGGCGGACCTTCCTGGTGATCCCCGAGCTGGCGCAGGAGCTGCACGTCTGGACAGACAAAAGCG CCCTTTTTGAAGAGCTGCAGAGTCTGGACATTTTCTTGGCCGAGCTGTACAA GCATCTGGACAGTAGCAGCAATGAACGCCCCGACATCAGCTCCATCCAGAGACGCATTAAG AAAGTGACCCACGACATGGATATGTGCTACGGGATGATGGGGAGCCTGTTCCGCAGCGGCTCTCGGCAGACGCTGTTTGCCAGCCAGGTGATGCGCTACGCCGACCTCTATGCAGCCTCCTTCATCAACCTCCTCTACTACCCCTTCAGCTACCTCTTCAGAGCCGCCCACGTTCTG ATGCCACACGAGTCCACGGTAGAGCACACACACGTCGACATCAATGAGAAGGAGTCGCCGATGGCCACACGCAACCGCACCTCGGTGGATTTCAAAGATTCCGACTACAAGCGGCACCAACTGACCCGTTCCATCAGCGAGATCAAACCGCCCAACCTCTTCCCCCAGGCACCTCAGGAAATCACACATTGCCacgatgaagatgatgatgaggaagaggaagaagaggaagaggaggaggaagaggaataa